The window TTTCACCACGACATAGGCCGGGCTGGTGATTAGGTCGTGTGCTTTCAGCAGGCGGTAAACCGTGGCTTCGGACACAAAGTATTGGCGTTCATCGGTAAATCGCACGGCCAGTTCGCGTGGGGACAGCTCGCTGTAATCCAGCGCGAGTCCGACGATCTGATCCTGCACCTCAGGCGCGATGCGGTTCCACACCCGGCTCGGCGCGGAGGGCGATCTTCCAGCGCCTCCGGCCCGCCCTCGAGATAGCGGTCATACCAGCGGTAGAAGGTCCGACGGGCGATGCCCAGCTTGTCGAGCGTCCGCTTGGCGGGCAGGTGGGACTGCTCGACGACCCTGATGATCTCAAGCTTCTCGGATGCGGGATACCTCATTCTTCGCCCTCCCCATCCGCGATCATGCTTTTTTTCAGCAGACGGTTTTCGAGCGTCAGGTCCGCAACGCATTCTTTGAGGGCACGGGCCTCGCGGCGCAGATCCTGCACTTCGCCGGTGGTTGCGGCACGAGCAGTATCACCGGCAAGTCGGCGCTTGCCCGCTTCCATGAACTCCTTCGACCAGGTGTAATACAAGCTCTGGGCGATGCCTTCCTTGCGGCAGAGCTCGGCGATGCTGTCTTCACCGCGTAGCCCATCGAGCACGATCCGGATCTTGTCTTCAGCCGAGAAATGACGACAGGTCTGCCGCCGGATGTCCTTCACAACCCGCTCAGCGGGGGGCTTTTTGGGTGCCGATTTTTTCAAGGAGGATTGGGTCTTCATCTTCGTTCCTTCGTCACTACGACGAAGCCCCAACCCTCCTTAAATCACAACCTCAAATCTGTGCCATTGGTGCTGACGGGGGACAGCGCTAGGGGTCACCGCATTAGTCGAAAAGCGCAAAACGAGGTGAACAGGCTCATGATCGCTACATCAGACGGAAAAGCAATGCTCGAAGGGGTTAAGGTCCTCGACCTGACCAGCGTGGTATTCGGGCCCTACTGCACCCAATTGCTCGCCGACCTTGGGGCTGAAGTGACGAAGATCGAAGCACCTGGAAGCGGGGATTCGTTCAGATGGTCCGGCAAGGCGGTCGCGACTAAGGGGATGAGCCCGGGGTTCATGACGATCAACCGCGGCAAGAAATCTGCGGTCCTGAACCTCAAAGAGCCTGATGATAATGCAATCTTGAAGGGCCTCCTGCGCGTCACAGACGTTTTCATACTGAACATCCGCGGCAAGGCAGCCGAGCGGTTAGGACTCGACTACGCCAGTGTGAAGGCGATCAATCCGGAGATCATCTACGTCCATTGCCTCGGCTTCGCTCAAGATGGGCCTTATGCCGATCTACAGGCCTACGACGACGTGATCCAGGCAGCTAGCGGCACCACGAGTTTGCTGAGTCGGGTAGATGGCGATCCGCGTGCGCGTTACCTTCCTTCGCTCATTGCGGACAAGGTTGCTGGCCTGCATGGAGCCTATGCCGTTTTAGCAGCAATTATACATAAGCTACGCACCGGTCACGGCCAACGTGTCGAAGTCCCGATGTTCGAGGCATTCACCAGCTTCATGCTGCTTGAGCACCTTGCGGGTGAAACATTCGACCCGCCGAATGCTCCGACCTGCTATGGCCGTCAGGTCGATCCCGATCGGCAGCCTTTTCCTACCTCAGACGGCTATATCAGTATCGTCGCTTATACCGATGAAGCGTGGCCGCGCATCTTTGAGATGCTTGGGAATCCGAGCTTTCTCTCGGATGAGCGGTTCGCAACCTTTAAGCTGCGGTCCATCAATATAGCGGCTCTCTATCAGGAGATTGCGCGACTAACGCAGAACTTCACTACAGCGGAGTTACTCGTGCTTTGCCACGGAGCACAGATACCAGCTCAAGCAGCGCGTGATATCTCCGAAATCAAGAATGATCCCCATCTCGAAGCTACCGGCTTCTTTAAACGCCGCACCCATCCGACGGAAGGTGACTATTTCGAGACACAGCCACCGATCCGCTTCGACGACTATGAGCGTCCGGTTCTCGATCACGCGCCAAAGCTAGGTGAACATTCCGAAGAGGTGCGCTTTGTCGCCAACGAACACCACACAATGCATCGGGCGCCCTGAGGCAAACACGACATTTCCACGGGCGTAGCGCTGGGGTCAGAATTGCGAGCCTGTCGCGCTCCTGATCAAGCATTTCGATGGACCGGCGCGGTCATGCGTTCGGCCGGCTCGGATTTTTCCAGTTCATCTAAAAAAAATTTCGCGCTGGGGTAGCCCGTGACAGTCACGATGCGCTCGGCCCCACCCCCGGGGGGGTATGGCGCGGGCTAAATCGAGAAACGAAGCAATTGGCTGGGATCCTATGCGGCCCATCGGCCTAACCATAGAACCGTGAAGGCGGCGGCCCATTCAAGTCAGCTCCCTATCGGGGAGCGGTTATGGTAACAGGCGGCGGTTGAGAGAAAAAGCCCAAGAGTTACAGATGAGATTGGCGGACAGGGTGGGATTCGAACCCACGGTAGGCTTGCACCTACGGCGGTTTTCAAGACCGCTGCCTTAAACCACTCGGCCACCTGTCCTTGTGCCAAGCGGCTAGCGCCAGACGAGGCCATTGTCACCACTCTTGTCATCAGTTCACCCCGCCAGAGGGGGAGAACGCCGATCCGGTTGTTGGGGATTCGGCCAAGGTGTGACATCCCTAGGCAGATGATTCCCCGCATCTCTTCTGCCCTTGTGCTTGGCCTTGCCGCGCTGGTGCTGGGCGCTCTGCCGCCCGCGAGCGCGCCTGCGGCCGCGCAAGCATCGCCGAGCGACGGGATCGACTTTGTGGCCTATCTCGAACTCCTCAAGGCCCGCGCGCGGGGCGAAGGCGTGAGCCCGGGTACGATCGAGCGGATGACGGCGGGTCTCACGCCCAATATGCGCGTGATCGCGCTTGACCAGAACCAGCCCGGCAGTGCCACCACCCGCGGCTATCCGCCGATGTCGGGCTATATCGCCACCCATGTCGATGCTGCGCGGATCGGCGGCGGACGCTCTGTCTATGCCCAGCATCGCGACCAGCTTGCCCGGATCGAGGCCGAGACCGGCGTGCCGGGTGCGATTATCATCGCGATCTTCGGGCACGAGACCAGCTATGGCCGTGTCAAGGGCGACTTCGATCTCGCCCGCAGCCTCGCCACGCTGGCATGGGAAGGGCGGCGGCGCGAGCTTTTCGCCGGCGAATTCGTCGCGCTGCTCAAGATTGCGGACAAGGGCTACCCGCGCGCCAGCCTCGTGGGCAGCTATGCCGGGGCTTTCGGTAATCCGCAGTTCCTCCCCACCGTCTATCTGCGGCTTGCAGTGGATGGGGACGGAGACGGGCGGGCCGATATCTTCGCCAACCGCGCCGATACCTTCGCCTCGGTCGCCAATTACTTCCGCGATGCCGGATGGCGCGCTGGCCAGCCCTGGGGCGTGCGCGCGGCGGTGCCGGACGGGTTCAATGCCGCAGCCTACAAGACCCGCATTGCCGCACCCCAGTGTCCGCGCGTGCACGAGCGGTTGTCCATGTGGAAGACCGTGGCCGAATGGCGCAGCCTTGGCGTTGTGGCGCAGCGAGGCCTCGCCGATGACGTGATGGTCTCGCTGTTCCAGCCCGATGGCCCCGGCTCGCCCGCCTGGCTGGTGACCGGCAATTACCGCGTCATCCTCGAATATAACTGCTCCAGCTACTATGCCCTGAGCGTGGGGCTGCTGGCCGACGAAATCGTGAACTGAGCCCCTTGCGCGCCTCGCCAAGGGACAGGTGCACGGGTATAGCCGCGCGCGTGATGATGGCTCTGAAACACCGCTTGCTGCTGCCCCTGATTCTTCTCGGTCTGTTGGCCAGCCCTGCCCATGCGCAGCGGTTTGGCGAGCGGGTGATTCCGGCAGTTCCCACGCCGGAAGAAGCGCCGGTGGCGATGCTGGTCGACATCACCAGCGGGCAGGTGCTCCACGCCCGTAATCCCGATCGGCGCTTCATGCCCGCCTCGGTGACGAAGGTGATGACGCTCTATCTCGCCTTCGATCTGATCGAAGAGGGCAAGCTCGATCCGGCGCAGATCTTCAGCATGAGCCCGGTTGTCGCGCGTGAATGGCGGCGCAAGGGTTCGACCATGTTCCTTGTGCAGGGCGAGCGGGTGCGGGTGGATGATCTCCTGCTCGGCATCGCCAATGTCTCGGCCAATGATGGCGCGGCGGTGCTGGCCGAAGGACAGGCCGGATCGGTTGCGGCATGGACGGCGAAGATGAATGCGACCGCGCGCGGGATCGGCATGAGCGGTAGCCATTTCGGCACCCCCAACGGCTTTCCCGACGAGGGGCGAACCTTCACCACCGCCCGCGATCTGGTGACCTTGGCGC is drawn from Erythrobacter sp. and contains these coding sequences:
- a CDS encoding lytic murein transglycosylase, encoding MIPRISSALVLGLAALVLGALPPASAPAAAQASPSDGIDFVAYLELLKARARGEGVSPGTIERMTAGLTPNMRVIALDQNQPGSATTRGYPPMSGYIATHVDAARIGGGRSVYAQHRDQLARIEAETGVPGAIIIAIFGHETSYGRVKGDFDLARSLATLAWEGRRRELFAGEFVALLKIADKGYPRASLVGSYAGAFGNPQFLPTVYLRLAVDGDGDGRADIFANRADTFASVANYFRDAGWRAGQPWGVRAAVPDGFNAAAYKTRIAAPQCPRVHERLSMWKTVAEWRSLGVVAQRGLADDVMVSLFQPDGPGSPAWLVTGNYRVILEYNCSSYYALSVGLLADEIVN
- a CDS encoding CoA transferase, with protein sequence MIATSDGKAMLEGVKVLDLTSVVFGPYCTQLLADLGAEVTKIEAPGSGDSFRWSGKAVATKGMSPGFMTINRGKKSAVLNLKEPDDNAILKGLLRVTDVFILNIRGKAAERLGLDYASVKAINPEIIYVHCLGFAQDGPYADLQAYDDVIQAASGTTSLLSRVDGDPRARYLPSLIADKVAGLHGAYAVLAAIIHKLRTGHGQRVEVPMFEAFTSFMLLEHLAGETFDPPNAPTCYGRQVDPDRQPFPTSDGYISIVAYTDEAWPRIFEMLGNPSFLSDERFATFKLRSINIAALYQEIARLTQNFTTAELLVLCHGAQIPAQAARDISEIKNDPHLEATGFFKRRTHPTEGDYFETQPPIRFDDYERPVLDHAPKLGEHSEEVRFVANEHHTMHRAP